From one Gallionella capsiferriformans ES-2 genomic stretch:
- a CDS encoding SH3 domain-containing protein, with protein MRYPAVLRLASLCTLLCVLGAAQAVDYVTVGEASAILYDAPSLKAKKLFVVSRYMPFEAIVTLDNWVKVRDRTGGLYWLEKHALTNKKYVVVIPPLVDVRAEPDEGAARVCQVRAQVALEWFESTGTGWIKVRHKDGETGFVRSSEVWGE; from the coding sequence ATGCGATACCCCGCCGTCTTGCGTCTGGCCTCGTTGTGCACCTTGCTGTGCGTACTGGGTGCGGCGCAAGCGGTTGACTATGTCACGGTCGGTGAGGCGAGCGCTATCTTGTACGATGCCCCGTCGCTTAAGGCGAAAAAACTGTTCGTCGTGAGCCGCTATATGCCGTTTGAAGCCATCGTGACCCTGGATAACTGGGTCAAGGTGCGCGACCGGACGGGCGGTTTGTACTGGCTGGAAAAGCATGCGCTGACTAACAAAAAGTACGTCGTCGTGATTCCTCCTTTGGTGGATGTGCGTGCTGAACCGGATGAGGGTGCAGCACGTGTGTGTCAGGTTCGGGCTCAGGTGGCGCTGGAGTGGTTTGAATCGACCGGCACCGGTTGGATCAAAGTGCGACACAAGGATGGCGAAACGGGGTTTGTTCGCAGCAGCGAGGTTTGGGGCGAATGA
- a CDS encoding rhodanese-like domain-containing protein yields MQVQFITSNFFPISLALMSGVMIIWSMLGSRVRGIKDVDTNAALQLINHKNAFILDVREPAEFKAGHILNAQLIPLGKLKERMGELAKYKDKPVVVVCRSGNRSGNACVALGKNEFTQAYNLAGGMMAWQKANLPTQK; encoded by the coding sequence ATGCAAGTGCAATTCATAACAAGTAACTTTTTCCCGATTTCTCTGGCGCTGATGAGTGGCGTGATGATTATTTGGTCGATGCTGGGTAGTCGTGTGCGCGGAATCAAGGACGTGGATACCAATGCCGCACTGCAACTGATCAACCACAAAAATGCGTTTATTCTCGATGTGCGTGAGCCGGCCGAATTCAAGGCCGGACACATATTGAACGCGCAACTGATTCCGCTGGGCAAGCTCAAGGAGCGCATGGGCGAACTGGCGAAATATAAAGACAAACCGGTAGTCGTGGTTTGCCGCAGCGGTAACCGCTCAGGTAATGCCTGCGTGGCGCTGGGCAAAAACGAATTTACTCAGGCTTATAACCTGGCAGGCGGCATGATGGCATGGCAAAAAGCCAATCTGCCGACGCAAAAATAA
- a CDS encoding PglL family O-oligosaccharyltransferase: protein MLTSRQSSFNLTHISLALAGLMWVLPFLHYRHQYPLTTFEQEWLSALMGVLSLTLLLTGDYWQAPRLPRIVQLPAFLIALVLLQSSLGMMAYFDQSLLYLLYLLFTLLLMMLGARLREVFGLEFLAVVLAGFLLVGAELSALIGILQHYRWHSWFDSVVVMKVSTGVYGNLAQPNHFASYITLGLISLGVLFGQRKLPAGFVLALALPLLFVLTLSGSRSSWLYLLFMLLLAWRGMKTLPQLRPVMHYCVVLLAGFVLMHGVVQLSFMKGAGSNFDIFQRVADTSSGSIRLQLWHEAWLIFKQSPWMGAGFGQFAWQHFQLGPELRQVNINGLYNNAHSLLFQLAAEAGIAGLLVLFAALGVWFKGGRVCSAPHWWGYAILGVLAIHSLLEYPLWYVYFLAVAALLLGMFDETHYRLHMRWVGRGALAAILLLGLLSLIQLKSGYQLLKDTLAIRPVSGNVAVAFERTRAGLIQVHNGSLLRPYADLFMAAYFEVSDEKLAAKLAVNSNLSRFIPIAPVVYRQACLLAQSGDALAARRVYEQAMWAYPANQEARAQLVKLAQKDPAHFAALLEFALKTEQEYASAIHNK, encoded by the coding sequence TTGCTAACAAGCAGGCAGTCTTCTTTTAACTTAACCCACATCAGTCTGGCTCTGGCCGGATTGATGTGGGTTTTGCCTTTTCTGCATTATCGTCACCAATATCCACTCACCACGTTTGAACAGGAGTGGTTGAGTGCGCTGATGGGCGTGCTCTCGCTCACCTTGCTGCTCACAGGCGATTATTGGCAAGCGCCCCGCCTGCCGCGCATCGTGCAATTGCCCGCGTTCCTGATCGCGCTAGTGTTGCTGCAATCATCCTTGGGGATGATGGCGTATTTCGACCAGTCCTTGCTCTACCTGTTATATCTACTGTTCACTCTGCTGCTGATGATGCTGGGTGCGAGGTTGCGCGAGGTGTTTGGACTGGAATTTCTGGCTGTTGTACTGGCGGGATTTTTGCTGGTCGGGGCGGAACTCAGTGCGTTGATCGGCATATTGCAGCACTACCGCTGGCACAGCTGGTTCGACTCTGTGGTGGTGATGAAAGTCTCAACCGGCGTGTACGGTAATCTTGCGCAACCCAATCATTTCGCCAGCTACATCACGCTGGGACTAATTTCGCTGGGTGTGCTGTTCGGGCAGCGTAAATTGCCGGCAGGTTTCGTACTGGCGCTGGCGCTGCCCCTGTTGTTTGTCTTGACGCTGAGCGGCTCGCGCAGCAGCTGGCTGTATTTATTGTTCATGCTGCTGCTGGCCTGGCGCGGGATGAAGACCCTGCCGCAGTTGCGCCCTGTAATGCATTATTGCGTAGTGTTGCTGGCAGGATTCGTGCTCATGCACGGCGTTGTGCAACTATCCTTTATGAAAGGGGCTGGCAGCAATTTCGATATTTTTCAGCGAGTTGCAGATACCTCGTCGGGCAGCATCCGTCTGCAATTGTGGCATGAAGCCTGGCTGATCTTCAAACAGTCGCCGTGGATGGGCGCAGGCTTCGGGCAGTTCGCCTGGCAGCACTTTCAGTTAGGGCCCGAGTTGCGGCAGGTCAATATTAACGGGCTGTATAACAATGCGCATAGTCTGCTATTTCAGCTGGCGGCTGAAGCTGGAATCGCCGGACTGCTGGTGTTGTTTGCAGCCTTAGGTGTCTGGTTTAAAGGGGGGCGTGTCTGTAGTGCCCCGCACTGGTGGGGGTATGCCATCTTGGGTGTGCTGGCCATACACAGCCTGCTCGAATATCCGCTCTGGTATGTGTATTTTCTTGCGGTTGCCGCACTCCTGCTGGGCATGTTCGATGAGACGCACTACCGGTTGCACATGCGCTGGGTGGGGCGCGGCGCGCTGGCCGCCATATTATTACTGGGGTTGTTGTCGCTGATTCAGCTCAAAAGCGGCTATCAGCTACTCAAAGATACGCTTGCGATACGACCTGTTTCAGGCAACGTGGCTGTGGCCTTCGAACGTACGCGGGCCGGTCTGATTCAAGTACACAACGGCTCGTTACTACGGCCTTATGCCGATCTGTTTATGGCGGCCTATTTTGAGGTAAGTGACGAGAAGCTGGCGGCGAAGCTGGCGGTCAATTCGAACCTGTCGCGCTTTATTCCGATTGCGCCTGTGGTATACCGTCAGGCTTGCCTGCTCGCGCAAAGTGGGGATGCGCTTGCGGCGCGGCGGGTGTATGAACAGGCAATGTGGGCTTATCCCGCCAATCAGGAGGCGCGTGCGCAACTGGTCAAATTAGCCCAGAAAGACCCCGCGCACTTTGCCGCTCTGCTAGAATTCGCCCTCAAGACAGAACAGGAGTATGCAAGTGCAATTCATAACAAGTAA
- the trmL gene encoding tRNA (uridine(34)/cytosine(34)/5-carboxymethylaminomethyluridine(34)-2'-O)-methyltransferase TrmL translates to MFHVILYQPEIPPNTGNIIRLCANTGCQLHLIKPLGFTLEDKQLIRAGLDYHEFANLRVYDHLEACLSAFDAGRIFALTTKGSQPFHEIRYQPGDAFLFGPESRGLPAEVLNQLTTTQRVRLPMLPDNRSLNLSNTVAVAVFEAWRQCDFGGASKLTG, encoded by the coding sequence ATGTTCCATGTAATTCTCTACCAGCCGGAAATCCCGCCTAACACGGGCAATATTATCCGACTATGCGCCAACACGGGCTGCCAGTTACACTTGATCAAACCGCTGGGTTTTACCCTCGAAGACAAGCAGTTGATCCGCGCCGGTCTCGATTACCACGAATTTGCCAACCTGCGCGTTTACGATCATTTGGAAGCGTGTTTATCGGCATTTGATGCCGGGCGTATTTTCGCACTGACGACCAAAGGCTCGCAGCCGTTTCATGAGATCCGCTATCAGCCCGGGGACGCATTTTTATTCGGTCCGGAGAGCCGCGGCCTGCCAGCCGAGGTGTTAAACCAGCTGACCACGACACAGCGCGTGCGACTGCCGATGTTGCCTGACAACCGCAGCCTGAATCTGTCTAACACCGTTGCGGTGGCGGTTTTCGAAGCCTGGCGTCAATGCGATTTTGGCGGCGCGTCGAAACTTACTGGCTAA
- the grxC gene encoding glutaredoxin 3: MAKVVMYTTEVCPYCIRAEQLLQRKGVTEIEKIRVDLQPELRLHMVEITGRRTVPQIFINEQHVGGFDDLAALEQAGSLTALLAN; the protein is encoded by the coding sequence ATGGCTAAGGTCGTGATGTACACCACCGAGGTGTGCCCCTATTGCATCCGCGCTGAACAGTTGCTGCAGCGCAAGGGGGTCACCGAAATTGAAAAAATTCGTGTGGATCTACAACCTGAATTGCGTCTTCACATGGTAGAGATTACCGGGCGGCGCACCGTGCCGCAGATTTTTATCAACGAGCAGCATGTCGGCGGTTTCGATGATCTGGCAGCGCTGGAACAGGCGGGCTCATTAACGGCATTACTGGCAAATTAA
- a CDS encoding NAD(P)H-dependent glycerol-3-phosphate dehydrogenase — translation MNITVMGAGAWGTALAISLAGQHRVTLWARDAAQVAAMRASRCNVRYLPDVLLPDSLQLSDDFAASLAGAELVILSAPTAALRESLLRLVRADLACGVIWLCKGFEPETSLLPHQVAEKILPPGTPYGVLSGPSFALEVAQGLPTALVLASDDESFSQRTAQALHHSRLRVYASRDVVGVEVGGAVKNVMAIAAGVCDGMRLGNNARAALMTRGLAEISRLGLKLGGCSETLSGLSGAGDLILTCTGDLSRNRRVGLMLAQGKTLDEILQQLGHVAEGVYAAREVYSLAARLSVDMPISAAVYHVLYDHVPVAQMVASLLNRTASLEFSQ, via the coding sequence ATGAATATTACCGTCATGGGGGCCGGTGCCTGGGGAACGGCGCTTGCCATCAGTCTTGCCGGACAGCATCGCGTCACGCTTTGGGCGCGTGACGCAGCACAAGTGGCGGCCATGCGGGCATCCCGCTGTAACGTCCGTTATCTGCCCGATGTGCTCTTGCCAGACTCGTTGCAGTTGAGTGATGATTTTGCGGCATCGCTAGCCGGTGCGGAGCTCGTGATTCTCTCCGCGCCAACGGCTGCATTGCGCGAATCGCTTTTGCGGCTGGTTCGCGCGGATTTAGCCTGCGGCGTTATCTGGCTATGCAAGGGCTTTGAGCCTGAAACTTCGTTGCTGCCCCATCAGGTTGCCGAGAAAATTTTGCCGCCCGGCACGCCGTACGGCGTTTTGTCAGGCCCCAGTTTTGCACTGGAAGTCGCGCAAGGCTTGCCGACTGCGCTGGTGCTGGCATCGGACGATGAGTCCTTTTCTCAGCGCACGGCGCAAGCGCTGCACCATTCAAGGTTGCGCGTCTATGCCAGCCGCGATGTGGTGGGCGTTGAAGTCGGCGGTGCAGTCAAGAACGTGATGGCGATCGCGGCCGGCGTGTGCGACGGCATGCGGCTGGGCAACAATGCCCGCGCAGCGTTAATGACCCGCGGGCTTGCTGAAATTTCCAGATTGGGGCTCAAACTGGGCGGGTGCTCTGAGACGTTGAGCGGATTGTCGGGCGCAGGCGATTTGATCCTGACCTGTACCGGGGATTTGTCGCGCAACCGCCGTGTCGGTCTTATGCTGGCGCAGGGAAAAACGCTCGACGAAATTTTGCAACAGCTAGGCCATGTCGCCGAAGGGGTGTATGCCGCGCGTGAAGTGTACAGCCTAGCCGCGCGCCTGAGCGTTGATATGCCGATCAGTGCAGCGGTCTATCACGTGCTGTATGACCATGTTCCCGTCGCACAGATGGTCGCCAGTTTGCTCAATCGCACCGCCAGTCTTGAATTTAGCCAGTAA
- the secB gene encoding protein-export chaperone SecB yields MTDAANTQPVFNMDKIYVKDLSLEIPHAPQIFLERENPQIEVQLHTSAEGVDEGVFEVNVTATVTAKVGEKVMFLIEAKQAGIFTLRNLPEVEMEPVLAVMCPNILFPYLREVVSDVAVRAGFAPVMLNPINFDVLYQQQKQQQVEAAAATTH; encoded by the coding sequence ATGACTGACGCTGCAAACACCCAACCCGTGTTCAATATGGACAAAATCTATGTGAAGGATCTGTCGCTGGAAATCCCTCACGCGCCGCAGATTTTTCTGGAACGCGAAAATCCGCAAATTGAAGTGCAATTGCATACCTCAGCCGAAGGCGTGGATGAGGGCGTGTTCGAAGTGAATGTCACGGCAACCGTCACGGCTAAAGTGGGCGAAAAGGTCATGTTCCTGATCGAAGCGAAACAGGCCGGTATTTTCACCCTGCGCAATTTGCCGGAAGTCGAAATGGAGCCGGTGCTGGCCGTGATGTGTCCGAACATTCTGTTTCCGTACTTGCGCGAAGTGGTCTCCGACGTGGCGGTACGCGCAGGTTTCGCACCGGTCATGTTGAACCCGATCAACTTCGATGTGTTGTATCAGCAGCAAAAACAACAGCAGGTTGAAGCGGCAGCGGCGACCACCCACTAA